The following proteins are co-located in the Dietzia timorensis genome:
- a CDS encoding HelD family protein — MSAVEAREHVGWIVTSTSDVEEAQHTLTHPDLPSEQNYMERLYDRLEDLKSTARRRLDEAHSAGGGTPQARSERESYIRLYTQELATYRAANMGLCFGRLDATDGSTNYVGRVGLRDDDAELTPLLLDWRSDLSRPFYLATAARPEGIERRRHIRSHGRKVVEINDEYLDADLAARSGAKELDTADVAGEGALLEALDRARTGHMTDVVATIQREQDEIIRNQHRGVIVVQGGPGTGKTAVALHRAAYLLYTFREKLDRSGVLILGPNSTFLDYIARVLPSLGESGVVLRTIGDLYPGIEAVGSEHEHAEEVKGSEDMVEILKRAVKNRQSSPSQRTKISVDGVSLEITPAMVRKARGRARMSRKPHNRARPAFVDVLLDQLTDVYADVVGRPLHVTAGDAESVAREAALFSDPDFDAAVDSGLVDVVAEGGQVARIDEGGPEALERNLLTADDLANVRNELEDHDELAELIDQWWPILAPEDVLADLLSSRESIASAASDYVEEDQQALFRADGHSFTPADVPLIDELAEILGVDSEAEREEEERAWQEQLRQAEEALEILQGSANMEFEDTDSEILAAYDIVDAEALARRNRADSDLTVAERAAADRTWAFGHVIVDEAQELSPMAWRMVMRRSPNRWMTLVGDIAQTSNPAGVDTWGQALSPYVEDRWQLCELTVNYRTPATITAVADNLLRSINETISSPRPVREGRYPVGWHDVELEDSDAVDATLMSILSSLEQGRSTAIVATAQRCAQLSRLPELNSILSASTEEAGLIQVEDVRRVKGLEFDHVVVVGPDEITGGSIQGMQDLYVALTRATQQLHIVFDGVVPVELAANG, encoded by the coding sequence ATGTCCGCTGTCGAAGCGCGCGAACACGTAGGCTGGATCGTCACGTCCACGTCGGATGTCGAGGAGGCGCAACACACTTTGACTCACCCGGACCTGCCCAGCGAGCAGAACTATATGGAGCGCCTCTACGACCGCCTGGAGGACCTCAAGTCGACGGCGAGGCGCCGTCTCGACGAGGCACATTCCGCCGGCGGCGGGACGCCTCAGGCCCGCTCGGAGCGAGAGTCCTACATTCGCCTCTATACCCAGGAGCTCGCGACTTACCGCGCCGCGAATATGGGTTTGTGCTTCGGTCGGCTCGACGCGACCGATGGATCGACGAACTATGTGGGCCGCGTCGGCCTCCGGGATGACGATGCAGAGCTCACCCCGCTCTTGCTCGATTGGCGCTCGGATCTCTCGCGTCCGTTCTACCTCGCGACGGCGGCCCGCCCGGAGGGCATCGAGCGGCGGCGTCATATCCGATCCCACGGCCGCAAAGTCGTCGAAATCAACGACGAATACCTCGATGCCGACCTGGCCGCGCGCTCCGGAGCGAAGGAGCTCGACACGGCGGACGTAGCAGGGGAAGGGGCGCTGCTCGAGGCGCTGGACAGGGCACGCACCGGCCACATGACGGACGTCGTCGCCACGATCCAGCGCGAACAGGACGAGATCATTCGCAACCAGCACCGTGGCGTCATCGTGGTGCAGGGCGGTCCCGGAACGGGCAAGACCGCCGTCGCGCTCCACCGCGCCGCGTACCTGCTCTACACGTTCCGCGAAAAGCTCGACCGCAGCGGCGTGCTCATACTGGGGCCGAACTCGACGTTCCTCGACTACATCGCACGTGTCCTGCCGTCCCTCGGTGAGTCCGGAGTGGTCCTCCGCACCATCGGTGACCTGTATCCGGGTATCGAGGCCGTCGGCTCCGAGCACGAACACGCAGAGGAGGTCAAGGGGTCCGAGGACATGGTCGAGATCCTCAAACGTGCCGTCAAAAACCGGCAGTCCTCCCCCAGCCAGCGAACCAAGATCTCGGTCGACGGAGTCTCCCTCGAAATCACTCCCGCGATGGTCCGCAAGGCCCGTGGACGTGCACGGATGTCGCGTAAGCCGCACAACAGGGCTCGTCCGGCGTTTGTCGACGTTCTACTCGATCAGCTCACCGACGTGTACGCGGACGTCGTTGGACGGCCCCTTCACGTGACGGCGGGCGACGCGGAATCCGTGGCCCGCGAGGCCGCGCTGTTTTCCGACCCGGACTTCGACGCGGCAGTCGATTCCGGGCTCGTCGACGTTGTCGCCGAGGGCGGACAGGTCGCCCGGATCGACGAGGGCGGGCCCGAGGCGCTTGAACGCAATCTCCTCACCGCCGATGATCTCGCGAACGTCCGCAACGAACTGGAAGATCACGACGAACTTGCCGAATTGATCGATCAGTGGTGGCCGATTCTCGCACCCGAGGACGTCCTGGCGGACCTACTGTCCTCCCGCGAGTCGATCGCCTCGGCGGCCTCGGATTACGTCGAGGAGGATCAGCAGGCGCTGTTCCGCGCCGACGGGCATTCTTTTACTCCTGCCGATGTTCCCCTCATCGACGAACTGGCGGAGATCCTCGGTGTCGATTCCGAGGCTGAACGCGAGGAAGAGGAACGGGCCTGGCAGGAACAGTTGCGGCAGGCCGAGGAAGCGCTGGAGATCCTCCAGGGCTCGGCGAACATGGAGTTCGAGGACACCGATTCGGAGATTCTCGCCGCGTACGACATCGTCGACGCCGAGGCGCTGGCGCGACGAAATCGTGCCGATTCGGACCTCACGGTGGCAGAGCGCGCCGCGGCGGATCGGACCTGGGCATTCGGTCACGTCATCGTCGACGAAGCCCAGGAGTTGTCCCCGATGGCGTGGCGCATGGTCATGCGTCGCTCGCCGAACAGGTGGATGACTCTCGTCGGCGATATCGCGCAGACGTCCAATCCCGCCGGCGTCGACACGTGGGGGCAGGCGCTGTCACCATATGTAGAGGATCGTTGGCAGCTGTGTGAGCTCACGGTGAATTACCGCACCCCGGCGACGATCACCGCCGTCGCGGACAATCTGCTTCGGTCGATTAACGAAACGATCTCCTCGCCGCGCCCGGTCCGCGAGGGTCGGTATCCGGTGGGCTGGCACGATGTCGAGCTTGAAGATTCGGACGCGGTCGATGCGACGTTGATGTCCATTCTTTCGTCCTTGGAGCAGGGCCGAAGCACTGCGATCGTCGCGACGGCACAGCGATGCGCCCAGCTCTCACGGCTACCCGAGTTGAATTCCATACTTTCTGCCTCTACAGAAGAAGCAGGGCTGATTCAGGTCGAAGATGTCCGCAGGGTCAAGGGCTTGGAGTTCGACCACGTCGTCGTGGTGGGTCCCGACGAGATCACCGGTGGATCGATCCAAGGCATGCAGGATTTGTACGTCGCTCTTACGCGTGCCACGCAACAGCTGCACATCGTCTTTGACGGCGTGGTCCCTGTAGAGCTTGCCGCGAATGGCTAG